A window from uncultured Desulfobacter sp. encodes these proteins:
- a CDS encoding response regulator transcription factor gives METAEKKRVLIIEDESHIAEGIKLNLTLQGYAAKVAADGIEGLETWRAWQPDLIVLDIMLPMVDGFSILQTIRREDEKIPVLILSARGDTQDKVRGLKYGVDDYLSKPFDLEEFLLRVARLVQRKQWYQQPKKEEKSSDGPLFEGKDYSFGTNHIDFVTSTARCVAGDVVLTEQEITLLRIFIAHQGKPLSRKMLLKAGWGYARDTSTRTVDNFIVRFRKYFETNPKSPVYFKSRRSVGYIFEPGE, from the coding sequence ATGGAAACGGCTGAAAAAAAACGTGTTCTGATCATAGAGGATGAATCCCATATTGCCGAAGGGATCAAACTGAATCTCACCCTCCAGGGCTATGCGGCCAAGGTGGCGGCCGACGGTATTGAAGGTCTTGAAACATGGCGGGCCTGGCAGCCGGATCTGATTGTGCTTGATATTATGCTGCCCATGGTGGACGGGTTTTCCATTCTCCAGACCATTCGTCGGGAGGATGAAAAAATTCCTGTGCTGATTTTATCGGCCCGGGGGGACACCCAGGATAAGGTCCGGGGCCTGAAATACGGGGTGGATGATTACCTGTCCAAACCCTTTGATCTGGAAGAATTTCTTTTACGCGTGGCACGGCTTGTACAACGCAAACAGTGGTACCAGCAGCCTAAAAAAGAGGAGAAAAGTTCAGACGGTCCACTGTTTGAAGGAAAAGACTATTCTTTTGGCACAAACCATATTGATTTTGTGACATCCACGGCCCGGTGTGTGGCAGGCGACGTGGTCCTGACCGAGCAGGAAATCACCTTGCTGCGCATTTTTATCGCCCACCAGGGAAAGCCGTTGTCCCGGAAAATGCTTCTTAAAGCCGGGTGGGGATATGCCAGGGATACCTCCACCCGGACGGTGGACAACTTCATTGTCCGGTTCAGAAAATATTTTGAAACCAATCCCAAGTCCCCGGTCTATTTTAAGAGCCGCAGGTCTGTGGGGTATATTTTTGAGCCCGGGGAGTAA
- a CDS encoding radical SAM protein, producing the protein MKVLFVNPSCQDPRVTDPDALQVPIGLYYLASGLLDQGYISGILNLAPAGPANPAAQGSAKKVLDLFSQSIMQEKPDIIGFSVTSPTRMNAMACAALARQILPDCLIVFGGPGATFMADFLFAHCPALDVIVKGEGEISTTKLVHAAKKVKTNCGTIHQTQGISAELTHGLERIPGLIFRNGSNLHDTGQGELVKDLDTLPHPSRYFTYQHLAMSRGCPGKCTFCGSPKFWGTSVVRRHSPQWFFEEIKALAQNGVTHFFISDDTFTMDYGAVRALCEKIIQADLGITWNAISRVDYIDESILGIMRRAGCIQISFGIESGAQPIKKILGKPINNDTCVAAFDKVKAAGILPRAYFIYGSPGETDATIQQSIDLMIQLGPLSTVFYMLVTFPGTALYNRAVQKGWTHDGVWQKTIEDLPWWELDPDMDFTRVKGWGDRLRQAFFANLEDFINRISLEPDEASAPLYADFLSRLAMTFSHGEYAQDPRVKNADQTAVNLFDKALKINPCARAYQGLAMMCQKHKNFTRAIAILDKGLSHFPKNKDLCVCMGVCLMNTGNFANALKYFTPFADDPALGQYISICKQKTKN; encoded by the coding sequence GTGAAAGTTTTATTTGTAAATCCATCCTGCCAGGACCCAAGGGTTACGGACCCGGATGCACTTCAGGTGCCCATCGGGCTCTATTATCTGGCATCAGGACTGTTGGACCAGGGCTATATATCAGGTATTTTGAATCTTGCACCGGCGGGGCCTGCCAACCCGGCGGCCCAAGGGTCTGCAAAAAAAGTGCTGGATTTATTCTCCCAATCCATCATGCAGGAAAAACCGGACATCATTGGCTTTTCGGTCACCAGCCCCACCCGGATGAATGCCATGGCCTGTGCGGCCCTGGCTCGTCAGATCCTGCCGGACTGCCTCATTGTTTTTGGCGGCCCCGGGGCCACGTTTATGGCCGATTTTTTATTTGCGCACTGCCCGGCTTTGGATGTGATTGTCAAAGGCGAAGGCGAGATCAGCACAACTAAACTGGTCCATGCCGCAAAAAAGGTAAAAACCAATTGCGGCACCATCCACCAGACACAGGGCATCAGTGCTGAATTGACACATGGCCTTGAACGGATTCCCGGTCTTATTTTCCGTAACGGATCAAATCTGCATGACACCGGTCAAGGTGAACTGGTAAAGGACCTGGACACCCTGCCCCACCCGTCCAGGTATTTTACCTACCAGCACCTGGCCATGTCCAGGGGATGCCCAGGCAAATGCACTTTTTGCGGTTCTCCGAAATTCTGGGGAACGTCCGTTGTCCGTCGCCACTCCCCCCAATGGTTTTTTGAAGAGATAAAGGCCCTTGCCCAAAATGGTGTCACCCATTTTTTCATCAGTGACGACACCTTTACCATGGATTATGGTGCGGTTCGGGCATTGTGCGAAAAAATTATTCAGGCAGATCTGGGCATCACCTGGAATGCCATATCCCGGGTGGATTATATTGATGAAAGTATACTGGGGATTATGCGCCGGGCCGGGTGTATCCAGATCAGCTTTGGGATTGAATCCGGGGCCCAGCCCATAAAAAAAATCCTTGGCAAACCCATCAACAATGACACCTGTGTGGCGGCCTTTGACAAGGTGAAAGCCGCAGGCATACTGCCCCGGGCCTACTTTATTTATGGATCACCGGGAGAAACCGATGCAACCATCCAGCAGAGCATTGATCTGATGATCCAACTGGGGCCCTTGAGCACGGTATTTTACATGCTGGTCACCTTTCCGGGCACAGCGTTGTACAATCGTGCCGTTCAAAAGGGGTGGACCCATGATGGCGTCTGGCAAAAAACCATTGAAGATCTGCCCTGGTGGGAACTGGACCCGGATATGGACTTTACCCGGGTTAAGGGCTGGGGGGACCGGCTCCGGCAGGCTTTTTTTGCAAACCTTGAAGATTTTATTAATCGCATTTCCCTTGAACCGGACGAGGCATCCGCCCCCCTGTACGCCGATTTTCTATCACGGCTTGCCATGACCTTCTCCCATGGCGAATATGCCCAGGACCCCCGGGTCAAAAATGCCGATCAAACGGCGGTGAATCTGTTTGACAAGGCGTTGAAAATTAACCCTTGCGCAAGGGCATACCAGGGACTTGCCATGATGTGCCAGAAGCATAAAAACTTTACCCGGGCCATTGCCATTCTTGACAAAGGCCTGTCCCATTTTCCAAAAAATAAAGATCTGTGCGTTTGCATGGGGGTGTGCCTGATGAACACGGGTAATTTTGCCAACGCATTAAAATATTTCACCCCATTTGCCGATGATCCGGCCTTAGGGCAGTACATCAGCATATGCAAGCAAAAAACAAAAAATTAA
- a CDS encoding nitroreductase family protein, with protein sequence MDNFKDLVKSNRSCRRFDNSFALDTQTLTDLVELARYTASGANNQPLKYIISSNREQNEKIFSCLTWAAYLKDWKGPEPAEQPTGYIVILGDTTIANNFWCDHGIAAQTMLLGARAMGLAGCMFAAINIKKLKELLGIGDHLEVKLVIALGKPVEKACIDDMEPGGDIRYFRDENQVHHVPKRKLDELILKTY encoded by the coding sequence ATGGATAATTTCAAAGACCTTGTAAAATCAAACCGCTCGTGCAGGCGCTTTGATAACAGTTTTGCCCTGGACACCCAAACCCTGACCGATCTTGTGGAACTGGCGCGATATACGGCCTCGGGTGCCAACAACCAGCCCCTGAAATATATTATCTCCAGCAACCGGGAACAAAATGAAAAGATCTTTTCCTGCCTGACCTGGGCAGCTTACCTTAAAGATTGGAAAGGGCCTGAGCCTGCTGAACAGCCCACAGGATACATTGTCATCCTCGGGGATACCACCATTGCAAACAATTTCTGGTGCGACCACGGCATTGCCGCCCAGACCATGCTGCTCGGGGCCCGGGCCATGGGGCTTGCCGGGTGTATGTTTGCCGCCATAAACATCAAAAAACTCAAAGAACTGCTGGGTATCGGCGATCACCTGGAGGTTAAGCTGGTCATTGCACTGGGCAAACCCGTGGAAAAGGCATGCATTGATGATATGGAGCCCGGCGGAGATATCCGCTATTTCAGGGATGAAAACCAGGTTCACCATGTTCCCAAGCGCAAGCTTGACGAGTTGATTCTCAAGACCTATTAG
- a CDS encoding HAMP domain-containing sensor histidine kinase, which produces MQILNPSRWYLHPVFIFACSLFALATFLVLTVSLYMEIRSALEVVMLKFNISPQAIFPSKTGMTILVLSLLIIVVLAGIFLAFIYYQKTVNLFRLQHNFIYNFTHELKTPVTSLRLYLETFIRHPMEPQDVKKYSTDMLKDIDRLTENIDRILNLARIESQNFGSKVTRESLVVFLEEFCQKNASLFRDLKVKIKNPSGGRFEYPVNVFLLDILLTNIFSNAMRYNESPTPCLTILFKSYLQKVTIEFIDNGIGVDKHHAKKIFRKFYQGDRNSNQANTGSGLGLYLVSSIAAIHGWRASVSSEGKGKGAKFTITIPRASIARVRDKELWKRLKKNVF; this is translated from the coding sequence ATGCAGATTCTGAACCCTTCCAGGTGGTATCTTCACCCGGTATTTATTTTTGCCTGCTCCCTGTTTGCCCTGGCCACATTTCTGGTCCTGACGGTCAGTTTGTACATGGAGATCCGTTCGGCCCTTGAGGTGGTGATGCTCAAGTTCAACATTTCACCTCAGGCCATTTTTCCGTCTAAAACCGGGATGACAATCCTGGTGTTGAGCCTGCTGATTATTGTGGTGCTGGCCGGTATCTTTTTAGCCTTTATTTATTACCAGAAAACCGTGAACCTGTTCCGGCTCCAGCACAATTTCATCTATAATTTCACCCATGAACTCAAAACCCCTGTCACATCCCTTCGCCTTTATCTTGAAACCTTTATCCGTCACCCCATGGAACCGCAGGATGTAAAGAAATACAGTACGGATATGCTCAAGGATATTGACCGGCTCACCGAGAATATCGACCGGATTCTTAACCTGGCACGCATCGAAAGCCAGAATTTTGGATCAAAGGTCACCCGGGAAAGCCTCGTGGTCTTTTTAGAAGAATTCTGCCAAAAAAATGCATCTTTGTTCAGGGATCTTAAAGTAAAGATTAAAAATCCGTCAGGGGGCAGATTTGAGTATCCGGTAAATGTTTTTTTGCTGGATATTCTGCTGACCAATATTTTTTCAAATGCCATGCGCTACAATGAAAGCCCCACCCCTTGCCTGACCATTTTATTTAAAAGTTACTTGCAGAAAGTGACCATTGAATTTATTGATAACGGCATTGGTGTGGATAAACACCATGCAAAAAAGATTTTTCGAAAATTTTACCAGGGAGACAGGAACAGTAACCAGGCCAATACAGGGTCGGGTCTTGGGTTGTATCTTGTCTCAAGTATTGCCGCCATCCATGGCTGGCGGGCATCGGTGTCCAGTGAGGGCAAGGGCAAAGGCGCCAAATTTACCATTACCATTCCCCGGGCAAGTATTGCCCGCGTCAGAGATAAGGAATTATGGAAACGGCTGAAAAAAAACGTGTTCTGA
- a CDS encoding DUF2325 domain-containing protein: MDAMMCFANIWEIERNFKCPVIGAMLSVDKHRDILKKCGWDVNGLKPYEYHSYLMGCMGDENTVSIKTNNFIRHQAGKYMKQIAALYSKKDAKGVRRLWNDYSARGIIGPVMYAIVSHKDTNVDLLKDIHGEVHMLSHANMTEVFSVRKKLEAADQSLAREKNKCSSKNEKIRELVSQLKQAGKEKDGLAIENFQLKRQLEQLETRTVFAQPSGPDLHQDIDRLEQALNRKKEELLNLDRDRKQLEIQLFSAKNENAMLKEEFAQLSSVFTAETEDGCNCREPETCPVTGECPNRDCPRRRLCAQRIFMIGGITKMKSYYRQIVEKAGGEFDYHDGYIRSSNDDLAAKVRRCDVVVCPVSCNSHNACLKVKHLCTRYNKELKILNSASLSAVTQALIVPDEAASLN; encoded by the coding sequence ATGGATGCGATGATGTGTTTTGCAAATATATGGGAGATTGAGCGTAACTTTAAATGTCCTGTCATTGGTGCGATGTTGTCTGTGGACAAACACAGGGACATTCTTAAAAAGTGCGGCTGGGATGTCAACGGCCTTAAACCCTATGAATACCACTCCTATTTGATGGGATGCATGGGAGATGAAAATACGGTGTCCATCAAAACAAATAATTTTATTCGGCACCAGGCCGGAAAATATATGAAGCAGATTGCAGCGCTTTACAGTAAAAAAGATGCAAAAGGGGTGAGACGGTTATGGAACGATTATTCGGCCCGGGGGATCATCGGCCCTGTGATGTATGCCATTGTGTCGCACAAGGATACAAACGTTGATTTGCTCAAGGATATTCATGGTGAAGTTCATATGCTTTCCCATGCCAATATGACCGAAGTTTTCAGTGTCCGCAAAAAACTTGAAGCGGCAGATCAATCCCTGGCCCGGGAAAAAAACAAGTGCAGTTCAAAAAATGAAAAAATCCGGGAACTGGTCAGCCAACTAAAGCAGGCCGGTAAAGAAAAAGACGGCCTTGCCATCGAAAATTTCCAGCTCAAAAGGCAGCTTGAACAACTTGAAACCCGGACGGTATTTGCGCAACCGTCAGGCCCTGATCTGCATCAGGATATTGACCGGCTTGAACAGGCATTAAACCGCAAAAAAGAAGAGCTTCTAAACCTGGATCGGGATAGAAAACAACTTGAGATTCAATTGTTCAGCGCCAAAAATGAGAATGCAATGCTCAAAGAGGAGTTTGCCCAGCTTTCTTCGGTTTTTACCGCAGAGACCGAAGATGGTTGCAATTGCCGGGAGCCTGAGACCTGTCCGGTAACCGGGGAGTGCCCCAACCGGGATTGCCCGAGACGGCGCCTGTGTGCCCAGCGGATTTTTATGATCGGCGGCATTACCAAGATGAAATCCTACTATCGGCAGATTGTTGAAAAGGCCGGCGGAGAGTTTGACTACCATGACGGTTATATTAGAAGCAGTAATGATGATCTTGCCGCCAAAGTCAGACGGTGTGATGTGGTGGTATGCCCCGTGAGTTGCAACAGCCATAATGCCTGTTTAAAGGTTAAACACCTGTGCACACGGTATAATAAGGAACTAAAAATTTTAAACAGTGCAAGCTTGTCTGCCGTTACCCAGGCGTTGATTGTTCCCGACGAGGCAGCAAGTCTCAACTAA
- a CDS encoding DUF6178 family protein, which yields MNNDYQLENKTRRELKLQNMRRDILVSDGAKALDMILDAPSPATLIQSFPDQDLYYLMHKVGVHDFIPVLALAASSQWEYILDVEVWDDDRLDPYMVTQVFSFLFKADPQRLLRWAIMEKPDFVEYYLAQKMQIVIREHDEVPPEDFDDYITLDDKFYFRFPGKKSGTDDTDDDAAGDILPQDVPEEDGLPDDAPELIEQMLKTLAAMDLSVLHGLLLETASLLPAEAEEEQFRQKNIRLAEKGFLPAHEAVGIYQPVPPKGLKQRPANSNASQELDPDMPMPPMYFTQFLKGENLFAKTLEQINAQGGIPGLDSELAALINKVISADRIKIRNRESIEKPLEKTMSTLSLGLEVLMDGAKVSVETAANLIRKYFLEDIFRTGAREGAAIQATANKWYETSFIGTKNLPLSFLGEAYLGIIGGLMIQRPMFFADYADKKLYRNFASLSDIRATQRQLDEIICLDNFLKSLDVDISTFTFGVLTYKSVILTLWARDRMGLNPSKPLSLAPIELAEFKDFFAQLFGEGETIGDTQAKDLALWAAQASGVEETDLPTALQGILYGLLRELESEYGHVQLEDLDPRFMPMFLLAGQE from the coding sequence ATGAACAACGACTATCAACTGGAGAATAAAACCAGAAGAGAACTCAAACTGCAGAACATGCGCCGGGACATCCTTGTCAGCGACGGCGCCAAAGCCCTGGATATGATCCTGGATGCCCCCTCCCCTGCCACATTGATCCAGTCCTTTCCGGATCAGGATTTGTACTACCTGATGCATAAAGTGGGGGTCCATGATTTCATTCCGGTGCTGGCCCTGGCCGCATCCAGCCAGTGGGAATATATTCTCGATGTGGAGGTCTGGGACGATGACCGGCTCGATCCTTATATGGTGACCCAGGTGTTTTCATTTTTGTTCAAAGCCGATCCCCAGCGGCTTTTACGCTGGGCCATCATGGAAAAGCCCGATTTTGTGGAGTATTATCTGGCGCAAAAGATGCAGATTGTAATCCGGGAACATGATGAAGTGCCGCCGGAGGATTTTGACGACTACATCACCCTGGATGACAAATTTTACTTCAGGTTTCCCGGCAAGAAATCCGGCACGGATGATACCGACGACGATGCGGCAGGCGACATTTTGCCCCAGGACGTCCCCGAAGAAGATGGACTGCCCGATGACGCGCCGGAATTAATCGAACAGATGCTCAAAACCCTTGCCGCCATGGACCTGTCGGTTCTACATGGTCTGCTCCTTGAAACCGCAAGCCTTCTGCCCGCCGAAGCAGAAGAAGAACAATTCCGGCAAAAAAATATCAGGCTTGCGGAAAAAGGATTTCTGCCGGCCCATGAAGCTGTTGGGATTTACCAGCCGGTGCCCCCAAAAGGATTGAAACAAAGGCCTGCAAATTCCAATGCATCCCAGGAACTTGATCCGGATATGCCCATGCCGCCCATGTACTTCACCCAGTTTTTAAAGGGAGAGAATCTGTTTGCCAAAACCCTGGAACAGATCAATGCCCAGGGGGGCATACCGGGCCTTGACAGTGAGCTTGCCGCCCTGATCAACAAGGTGATCAGCGCAGACCGGATCAAAATCCGGAACCGGGAATCCATTGAAAAGCCCCTTGAAAAAACCATGTCCACCCTGAGTTTAGGCCTTGAGGTACTCATGGACGGTGCCAAGGTCAGTGTGGAGACCGCCGCAAATCTGATCAGAAAATATTTCCTTGAAGATATTTTCAGAACCGGAGCCCGGGAAGGCGCAGCCATTCAAGCCACGGCAAACAAATGGTATGAGACAAGTTTTATCGGAACAAAAAATCTGCCGTTAAGTTTCCTGGGAGAGGCCTACCTGGGCATCATCGGCGGCCTGATGATCCAGCGGCCCATGTTTTTTGCCGACTATGCCGACAAGAAGTTATACCGCAACTTTGCAAGCCTGTCCGACATCCGGGCCACCCAACGGCAGCTGGATGAAATCATCTGCCTGGATAATTTTCTCAAGAGCCTGGATGTGGACATCTCCACCTTTACCTTTGGGGTGCTCACATACAAAAGCGTGATCCTTACCTTGTGGGCCCGGGACCGTATGGGCTTGAACCCGTCAAAACCATTGAGCCTTGCGCCCATTGAACTCGCTGAATTCAAAGATTTCTTTGCCCAGCTGTTTGGTGAGGGGGAAACCATCGGCGATACCCAGGCAAAGGATCTGGCATTATGGGCCGCCCAGGCATCCGGGGTGGAGGAAACAGATCTGCCCACGGCGCTCCAGGGCATTTTGTACGGACTGCTGCGGGAACTTGAGTCGGAATACGGCCATGTTCAATTAGAAGACCTGGACCCGCGGTTTATGCCCATGTTCCTTCTGGCAGGCCAGGAATAA
- a CDS encoding XTP/dITP diphosphatase: MKQILVLASTNKGKTRELQERLQGYPVDIKNLSDFGPIPEVIEDGETFDDNAYKKASFTARVLGYPALADDSGLCVEALGGAPGVYSARYAGEDATDQDNVDKLMEAMKNEENRKASFECVISIAVPTGAALTYEGRCEGVLTREPAGDNGFGYDPLFFFPELNKTFAQLSMQEKARVSHRGKALQEITQEMDKILDWIDIQMSRMAEPSSCLAPKGNNNG; the protein is encoded by the coding sequence GTGAAACAGATCTTAGTACTGGCCTCGACCAATAAAGGCAAAACAAGGGAATTACAGGAAAGACTGCAAGGATATCCCGTTGATATCAAGAATCTGTCTGATTTCGGCCCCATTCCCGAGGTCATAGAAGACGGAGAGACCTTTGACGACAATGCATATAAAAAGGCCTCGTTTACGGCCAGGGTGCTGGGATACCCGGCCCTTGCGGACGATTCAGGGCTTTGCGTAGAGGCGCTGGGCGGCGCGCCGGGGGTCTATTCGGCCCGTTACGCCGGAGAAGATGCCACGGACCAGGACAATGTCGACAAACTTATGGAAGCCATGAAAAATGAAGAGAACCGCAAGGCCTCCTTTGAATGTGTGATCTCCATTGCAGTCCCCACGGGGGCAGCGCTAACCTATGAAGGCCGCTGCGAAGGGGTACTGACCCGGGAGCCTGCCGGAGACAACGGATTTGGGTATGACCCGCTCTTCTTTTTTCCTGAACTGAATAAAACCTTTGCCCAGCTGTCCATGCAGGAAAAGGCCAGGGTCAGCCACCGGGGAAAGGCGTTGCAGGAAATCACCCAGGAGATGGACAAAATTCTGGACTGGATAGACATTCAAATGTCCCGGATGGCCGAACCCAGTAGTTGCCTTGCGCCCAAAGGAAACAACAATGGATAA